One Candidatus Devosia phytovorans genomic window carries:
- a CDS encoding helix-turn-helix transcriptional regulator, with translation MLAFAEDYLRRIRAATNDTEIIAILGLLAGELGYRSSYLIEYASTLKTAALVLDSSPWRMGWWEYYASSGLRPDTSAAAELLTQNGVIYFNETRFSASGEPMLAFARRVDMVNAAMIPIRFDEHVAGLVGLCGERIMTREQEKAVQFVCYSLFSQSRSFLSSGIRAAPAHLTPREKEVVALSSEGHTAQEVAEQLGMSPRTVSQHMDNAADKLGTRNRVHTVAEAIRRDLL, from the coding sequence ATGTTAGCGTTTGCAGAAGACTATTTGCGGCGAATTCGTGCCGCGACAAATGATACTGAGATCATTGCTATCCTTGGGCTTTTGGCCGGTGAACTTGGATATCGAAGCAGCTATTTGATCGAATATGCCAGCACGCTGAAAACGGCGGCGCTGGTGCTCGACAGCAGCCCGTGGAGAATGGGCTGGTGGGAATATTACGCTTCCAGTGGCTTGCGCCCGGATACGTCGGCAGCAGCCGAGCTGCTGACCCAGAATGGCGTGATCTATTTCAACGAGACGCGGTTTTCTGCGTCGGGTGAACCCATGCTGGCCTTCGCCCGACGGGTGGATATGGTCAATGCGGCAATGATTCCCATCCGCTTCGACGAGCACGTTGCGGGACTGGTCGGCCTGTGCGGGGAGAGGATCATGACGCGCGAGCAGGAAAAGGCGGTGCAGTTCGTCTGCTACAGCCTGTTCTCGCAATCACGATCCTTTCTGTCGAGCGGCATTCGCGCCGCTCCGGCTCACCTCACCCCGCGTGAAAAGGAAGTGGTGGCGCTGTCGTCGGAGGGGCATACGGCCCAGGAGGTCGCCGAGCAGCTGGGCATGTCGCCCCGGACGGTCAGCCAGCACATGGACAATGCCGCCGACAAACTGGGAACAAGGAACCGGGTCCACACCGTCGCCGAGGCCATCCGGCGCGATCTTCTCTAA
- a CDS encoding helix-turn-helix transcriptional regulator: MHTFVDTMLRRMSTVKSDADIESLLGHLAEVLGYRSAFLLDFPKDGSDPIRLWDSNEDRGAWWRQQTLQGTQSISRSLTEVLSREGVQHLRIDAADPRYNFATRYDFVAATVVPITFDHETRGVACFSGEAVHVANMAMSLEIVCYALLMQARLTSSNPGLPSVTLTPRELEVVDLSAQGMTSEMIAGELGLSPRTVNQHIDNIGMKLKTRNRVHTVAEAIRRGLLN, encoded by the coding sequence ATGCACACCTTTGTCGATACGATGCTGCGCCGGATGTCGACCGTCAAAAGCGATGCCGACATCGAGAGCCTCTTGGGCCACCTCGCCGAGGTTCTCGGTTATCGCAGCGCATTCCTGCTGGATTTTCCAAAGGACGGGTCCGACCCCATCCGCCTCTGGGACAGCAACGAGGACCGCGGAGCCTGGTGGCGGCAGCAGACCTTGCAGGGCACGCAGTCGATCAGCCGGTCGCTGACCGAGGTCCTGTCGCGCGAGGGTGTGCAGCACCTGCGTATCGATGCGGCCGACCCGCGCTACAATTTTGCCACGCGCTATGATTTTGTTGCCGCAACCGTCGTGCCCATCACCTTCGACCACGAGACGCGCGGCGTTGCCTGCTTTTCGGGCGAGGCGGTGCATGTGGCGAATATGGCAATGTCGCTCGAAATCGTCTGCTATGCCCTGCTGATGCAGGCGCGGCTGACCAGTTCCAATCCCGGCCTGCCCTCGGTGACACTGACCCCGCGCGAACTCGAGGTGGTGGACCTTTCCGCCCAGGGCATGACCTCGGAAATGATTGCCGGAGAGCTGGGGCTGTCCCCGCGCACCGTCAACCAGCATATCGACAATATCGGCATGAAGCTCAAGACGCGGAACCGCGTGCATACGGTGGCCGAGGCCATCCGGCGGGGCCTGCTCAACTAG
- a CDS encoding membrane-bound PQQ-dependent dehydrogenase, glucose/quinate/shikimate family yields MATMSRGFGYWAVVVLAVIMVLFGLPIAAGGVWLITLGGSWYYALAGLGLLASALYLFRHSITGVWIYLVTFIGTLIWALWESGFNGWAQVPRLVAPTVILILVLLTIPALRGRLGVPRGAYAAAATGILALGASAMVLTTVRETTLVAQETTTPPAIETPAEPAAPATPLAPAPTETATPAAPVEPPVQYAVLETGVDWPAYGGDHKATRYSPLDQITPDNVAGLEKIWEFRTGDLPENDEPFGNQNTPVKVGDRLFLCSALNKISALNAATGTEFWTYDPQTPADAIGYNASCRGLVYFEDTTATPGDLCATRVVNLTHDARMIALDTETGQLCPDFGNGGIVNLMEGIGDSAPGFYAPTSPPTLVRDVLVVGSQVSDGQTREAPSGVIRGFNAVTGELDWAWDMGRPGETGLPPEGEIYTPGTPNMWTIASGDDELGLVYMPMGNSAVDYWGGDRSDEENQFSTAIVALDVETGEVRWSYQTVHYDVWDYDLGGQGTLVDFPTADGPVPAIVMPSKQAQFYILNRETGEPLVTIEERPAPTGGVEPERLSPTQPYVTDFPNLLKPTLTEKDMWGATPLDQLWCRIQFRQASYDGVYTPPTVDTPWIQFPGYNGGVDWGGVAIDPVNNIMITNYNNMPNFNQLIPREEVDAMGVLPINDPNYDSEAASGSHGSVNPQAQTPYGIRVNAGWRVPFTGLLCKEPPYGGIAAIDLNTREMLWDRPFGSARKNGPFGIPTMLPIDIGTPNNGGGVVTASGLFFIAAATDDILRAVDTTTGEEVWQVELPAGGQATPMTYEAEGRQIVVINAGGHDFMETPIGDYFIAYALPEGAAN; encoded by the coding sequence ATGGCCACGATGAGCCGGGGTTTTGGATATTGGGCGGTCGTCGTCCTCGCAGTCATCATGGTGCTGTTCGGCCTGCCCATTGCCGCCGGTGGCGTCTGGCTGATCACGCTGGGCGGCTCCTGGTATTATGCGCTTGCGGGCCTTGGCCTCCTCGCCTCTGCGCTGTACCTGTTTCGCCACTCGATCACCGGCGTCTGGATTTATCTCGTCACCTTCATCGGCACGCTGATCTGGGCGCTGTGGGAATCCGGCTTCAACGGCTGGGCCCAGGTGCCGCGCCTCGTGGCGCCAACCGTCATCCTCATCCTCGTGCTTCTGACCATTCCCGCCCTGCGCGGCCGGCTCGGCGTGCCACGGGGTGCCTATGCGGCAGCCGCCACCGGCATCCTGGCCCTGGGCGCTTCGGCCATGGTTCTCACCACGGTGCGCGAGACGACCCTCGTGGCACAGGAAACCACCACGCCGCCGGCTATCGAGACCCCTGCCGAGCCTGCTGCACCGGCCACGCCGCTCGCACCTGCGCCAACCGAAACCGCGACGCCGGCCGCCCCAGTTGAACCGCCGGTCCAATATGCCGTGCTCGAAACCGGCGTCGACTGGCCGGCCTATGGCGGCGATCACAAGGCCACCCGGTATTCCCCGCTCGACCAGATCACGCCGGACAATGTCGCAGGCTTGGAAAAAATCTGGGAATTCCGCACCGGCGACCTGCCGGAAAATGATGAGCCCTTCGGCAACCAGAACACTCCGGTCAAGGTGGGCGATCGTCTCTTCCTCTGCTCTGCGCTTAACAAGATTTCGGCTCTGAACGCCGCCACCGGCACCGAATTCTGGACCTATGATCCGCAGACACCGGCCGATGCCATTGGCTATAATGCCTCCTGCCGTGGCCTTGTCTATTTTGAGGACACCACCGCGACGCCTGGCGATCTCTGCGCCACCCGCGTGGTCAACCTGACCCATGACGCCCGCATGATCGCGCTCGATACCGAGACCGGCCAGCTCTGCCCCGATTTCGGCAATGGCGGTATCGTCAATCTGATGGAGGGCATTGGCGACAGTGCGCCCGGCTTTTATGCCCCCACCTCCCCGCCCACTCTCGTTCGCGACGTGCTCGTCGTTGGTAGCCAGGTCAGCGACGGCCAGACCCGCGAAGCTCCTTCGGGCGTGATCCGTGGTTTCAATGCCGTAACGGGCGAACTCGACTGGGCCTGGGACATGGGCCGTCCGGGCGAAACCGGCCTGCCGCCGGAAGGCGAGATCTATACCCCAGGCACGCCCAACATGTGGACCATTGCCTCGGGTGATGACGAGCTGGGCCTCGTCTACATGCCGATGGGCAATTCGGCCGTTGACTATTGGGGCGGCGACCGCTCCGATGAAGAGAACCAGTTCTCCACGGCCATTGTGGCGCTGGATGTCGAGACCGGCGAAGTGCGCTGGTCTTACCAGACCGTCCATTATGACGTCTGGGACTATGACCTTGGCGGCCAGGGCACCCTTGTGGATTTCCCCACCGCTGACGGCCCGGTCCCGGCCATCGTCATGCCGTCCAAGCAGGCGCAGTTCTATATTCTCAACCGTGAAACCGGCGAACCGCTGGTCACTATCGAGGAGCGTCCTGCCCCAACCGGCGGCGTCGAGCCCGAGCGCCTTTCGCCCACTCAGCCCTATGTCACCGACTTCCCGAACCTGTTGAAGCCAACGCTCACCGAAAAGGACATGTGGGGCGCAACCCCGCTCGACCAGCTCTGGTGCCGCATCCAGTTCCGCCAGGCGTCCTATGACGGCGTCTATACGCCGCCGACCGTCGACACCCCCTGGATCCAGTTCCCCGGCTACAATGGTGGCGTGGATTGGGGTGGCGTGGCCATCGATCCGGTCAACAACATCATGATCACCAACTATAACAACATGCCCAATTTCAACCAGTTGATCCCCCGCGAAGAGGTGGATGCCATGGGTGTGCTGCCGATCAACGATCCCAACTACGACTCCGAGGCCGCTTCGGGCTCGCATGGCTCGGTTAACCCGCAAGCGCAGACGCCCTATGGCATTCGCGTCAACGCCGGCTGGCGCGTGCCCTTCACCGGTCTTCTCTGCAAGGAACCGCCCTATGGTGGCATCGCGGCGATCGATCTCAACACCCGCGAAATGCTGTGGGACCGCCCCTTTGGTTCGGCCCGCAAGAATGGCCCCTTCGGCATCCCGACCATGCTGCCGATCGACATCGGTACGCCCAACAATGGTGGCGGCGTGGTCACCGCCTCGGGCCTGTTCTTCATCGCCGCGGCAACCGACGACATTCTGCGCGCCGTCGATACGACGACGGGCGAGGAAGTTTGGCAGGTTGAACTCCCTGCCGGCGGCCAGGCAACGCCCATGACCTATGAGGCCGAGGGCCGGCAGATCGTCGTCATCAATGCCGGTGGCCACGACTTCATGGAGACGCCGATCGGCGACTATTTCATCGCCTATGCCCTGCCGGAGGGTGCCGCGAACTAA
- a CDS encoding cytochrome c oxidase assembly protein, translated as MQASPDMSYCGPPPLPENLWGRWNFDPWLIGLLAVASLAFLLRPSIRQQQRAFLGAMVLLVMIFISPLCALTVALFSARVVHHVLLVALAAPLLAWALLWQRDRLANLLTPLTALHAVTFWIWHAPDAYQLALTSTPVYWLMQATLLGSAVLLWSAIFAASSGKAIGALLFLTIQMGLLGALLVFSSSPLYAPHFTTTIPFGLGAHEDQQLAGLIMWVPASLPYMVVGLWRLVSLLRAETSAEA; from the coding sequence ATGCAAGCGTCACCCGATATGAGCTATTGCGGCCCACCGCCGCTCCCGGAAAATCTCTGGGGGCGGTGGAATTTCGATCCCTGGCTGATCGGCCTTCTGGCCGTGGCCAGCCTGGCGTTCCTGCTGCGGCCATCGATACGGCAACAGCAGCGCGCCTTCCTTGGCGCCATGGTCCTGCTGGTGATGATCTTTATCAGCCCGCTCTGTGCCCTGACCGTGGCGCTGTTCTCGGCACGGGTAGTGCACCACGTGCTGCTGGTCGCCCTGGCCGCGCCATTGCTGGCATGGGCATTGCTTTGGCAGCGCGACAGACTTGCCAACCTGCTCACGCCGCTGACAGCGCTACATGCGGTGACCTTTTGGATCTGGCATGCACCTGATGCCTATCAACTGGCACTGACCAGCACGCCGGTCTACTGGCTGATGCAGGCGACGCTGTTGGGTTCTGCCGTCCTGTTGTGGTCGGCCATTTTCGCCGCATCGTCCGGCAAGGCGATTGGTGCACTGCTGTTTCTAACCATTCAGATGGGCCTGCTTGGCGCGCTTCTGGTCTTTTCCTCCAGCCCGCTCTATGCGCCCCATTTCACCACGACCATCCCCTTTGGCCTCGGCGCGCATGAGGACCAGCAACTCGCCGGCCTCATCATGTGGGTGCCGGCCAGTCTGCCCTATATGGTTGTCGGCCTGTGGCGACTGGTCAGCCTGCTGCGCGCCGAAACGAGCGCCGAGGCATGA
- a CDS encoding CopD family protein: MIPVLVKFLHIIAIAGWSAGLICLPFLYLQRYRLGGDALHRLHNFTRFFYVALVSPAAFVAVGTGIALIFVQGTFEAWFSVKLALVAAMVIIHVTSGALILRLFEPGQNYPFWRFLLVSTATVAVIASILFVVLGKPQWTTPGEIENFFAPGVLGTLLADLTAWSR; the protein is encoded by the coding sequence ATGATCCCTGTCCTCGTCAAATTCCTGCACATCATTGCGATTGCGGGCTGGTCGGCAGGGCTGATCTGTCTGCCTTTCCTTTATCTGCAGCGCTACCGGCTGGGCGGTGATGCGCTGCACCGTCTGCATAATTTCACCCGCTTCTTTTATGTCGCGTTGGTTTCACCGGCCGCTTTTGTGGCGGTCGGCACGGGTATCGCGCTGATCTTTGTGCAGGGAACATTCGAAGCGTGGTTCTCGGTGAAGCTGGCACTGGTCGCTGCCATGGTCATCATCCATGTCACCAGCGGCGCGCTGATCCTGCGCCTGTTCGAGCCGGGCCAGAACTATCCGTTCTGGCGCTTCCTCCTGGTCAGCACGGCAACCGTGGCCGTCATCGCCAGCATTCTCTTCGTCGTTCTGGGCAAGCCGCAATGGACGACGCCGGGAGAAATCGAAAATTTCTTTGCCCCCGGCGTGCTCGGAACCCTGCTTGCCGATCTTACTGCTTGGTCGAGATGA
- a CDS encoding DUF2231 domain-containing protein: MAKPDSEEVEVEHEEKPPEAHSTHPNPAIRAVADQDVGSAIAVAGHPIHAMLVHFPIALVICALGVDGLYWITADPFFVRAGLWATGFAFAFGILASIAGTLELLAVPGIRVRVASWNHAIAAMTLLAVAGANFGLRLHVPDAVLPHGLMLSLIAAVMTALAGWHGGKLVFDHGVGLIISTKQ; encoded by the coding sequence ATGGCCAAGCCAGACAGCGAAGAAGTCGAGGTCGAACACGAAGAAAAGCCCCCCGAGGCGCATTCCACCCATCCCAATCCGGCCATTCGCGCGGTGGCCGATCAGGATGTCGGTTCGGCCATTGCCGTTGCCGGCCACCCCATCCACGCCATGTTGGTGCATTTTCCCATCGCTCTGGTGATCTGTGCTCTGGGTGTCGACGGACTCTACTGGATCACAGCCGATCCATTCTTCGTTCGCGCCGGTCTTTGGGCCACCGGCTTCGCCTTTGCCTTCGGCATATTGGCGTCCATAGCTGGCACCCTCGAACTGCTGGCCGTGCCCGGCATCCGCGTGCGTGTCGCGAGCTGGAACCATGCCATTGCTGCCATGACGCTGCTGGCCGTTGCGGGCGCCAATTTTGGTCTGCGCCTGCACGTGCCCGATGCCGTGCTGCCGCATGGATTGATGCTGTCGCTGATCGCAGCCGTGATGACGGCACTGGCCGGTTGGCACGGTGGCAAGCTGGTCTTTGATCATGGGGTTGGCCTCATCATCTCGACCAAGCAGTAA
- the coxB gene encoding cytochrome c oxidase subunit II, with protein MFDLDFFAVWLGHVVSRAVRFAAFAATPLALAGCATPLSTLDPAGPAASNIATLWWIMFWGSVVLFALVLGLLTTSLLRPRLIAQVKPMHWIIGGGLIMPIPILLGLLFAALLLGERLLPLRGADAPMRIEARASQWQWRFAYPDHPAAGETEVLHLPAGEAVDIVVTAEDVIHSFWIPRLGGKIDAIPGRENVIRLEADKPGIYRGICAEYCGQGHETMGFVVEAHAPADYASALEARP; from the coding sequence GTGTTCGACCTCGACTTCTTCGCTGTCTGGCTTGGCCATGTAGTCTCCCGTGCTGTCCGTTTTGCTGCCTTTGCAGCAACGCCGCTGGCGCTGGCTGGTTGCGCCACGCCTTTGTCGACGCTCGACCCGGCCGGCCCGGCGGCTTCCAATATCGCGACCCTCTGGTGGATCATGTTTTGGGGCAGCGTCGTGCTATTTGCGCTGGTGCTGGGACTGCTCACCACCAGTCTGCTGCGGCCGCGACTGATCGCGCAGGTCAAACCGATGCACTGGATCATCGGTGGCGGGCTGATCATGCCCATACCGATCCTGCTCGGCCTGCTGTTTGCGGCCTTGCTGCTTGGCGAACGGCTCCTGCCTTTGCGCGGCGCGGACGCGCCGATGCGGATCGAGGCGCGAGCCAGCCAATGGCAATGGCGCTTTGCCTATCCGGACCATCCCGCAGCGGGAGAAACCGAGGTGCTGCATCTGCCAGCGGGCGAAGCTGTCGACATCGTTGTGACAGCTGAGGATGTGATCCATTCCTTCTGGATCCCACGCCTGGGCGGCAAGATCGACGCCATTCCCGGACGGGAAAATGTGATCCGGCTCGAGGCGGACAAGCCAGGCATCTATCGCGGCATCTGTGCCGAATATTGCGGACAGGGGCACGAGACCATGGGCTTTGTCGTCGAGGCGCATGCGCCGGCCGACTATGCGAGCGCGCTGGAGGCGAGGCCATGA
- the ctaD gene encoding cytochrome c oxidase subunit I — translation MSREQLSPVALHKALEKIWSTPPGWGRLSAVNHNILGKRFMMLALVFFAIGGVLAMLIRAQLATPNSAFIGPELYNQIFTMHGTVMMFLFAIPMFEGLAMYMLPKLLGARDLAFPRLAAYGFWCYLFGGTILIVAMLAGYAPNAGWFMYTPLSSGTYTPGINADVWLLGITFVEISAVTAAIELIVTILKMRAPGMSLTRMPIFGWYMLVTAGMMLIGFPPLILGSMLLELERAFDLPFFDPTRGGDPLLWQHLFWLFGHPEVYIIFLPAAGVLSTMIPTFARRPLIGYNAVIVAIVAMAFLSFGLWVHHMFTVGIPHLALAFFSAASALVAIPTAVQIFAWIGTLASGRPKFDIPMLYVVGFFIVFVCGGLTGVMLAMVPFNSQAHDTYFVVAHLHYVLVGGFVFPMLAALYYWLPHFTGRRSVYSLSVPAFWLILIGFNLTFFLMHLTGLMGMPRRISTYPSNWGWDWLNLISSFGGFLMTMGFALVLIDIIMQFRFGRRGSRNPWKARTLEWAMPTPAQAYNFAAIPEISSRADDLEVNALGNELAAGKGYLAFPRAGRQETLGVDMMSGEPDQVIVLPQPTYLPLWTALATGGVFLAFLFKLYWLAPLPALAAVVLFFFWARPLGARRNMGAIDIGMDKAVPVDGEVKDNVTWWATLCGITADTTLYAALLFGALYLALIAPGWTGSMPGMNWLPTPALVTGFAGLFLARRAEAMNGNGQSPATPLAIATGLGATTTLLLIIGVIMVPDPTSHANLALRVVLMIYGAVHALVATLLSLHALLRWRGGFVSAVRATDMRITRAWTDYAAYAQLPAWGLILLLSGVGT, via the coding sequence ATGAGCCGCGAGCAGCTTTCGCCCGTGGCGCTGCACAAGGCGCTGGAAAAGATCTGGTCCACGCCGCCCGGCTGGGGCCGGCTGTCGGCCGTCAATCACAATATCCTGGGCAAGCGTTTCATGATGCTGGCCCTGGTGTTCTTCGCCATCGGCGGCGTGCTGGCCATGCTGATCCGTGCGCAGCTCGCGACGCCCAACAGCGCCTTCATCGGCCCCGAACTCTACAACCAGATCTTCACCATGCATGGCACGGTGATGATGTTTCTCTTCGCCATTCCCATGTTCGAGGGATTGGCGATGTATATGCTGCCAAAACTCCTTGGCGCGCGCGACCTGGCCTTTCCGCGCCTCGCCGCCTATGGCTTCTGGTGCTACCTGTTCGGCGGCACGATCCTGATCGTCGCCATGCTGGCGGGCTATGCACCCAATGCCGGCTGGTTCATGTATACGCCGCTCTCGTCGGGCACCTATACGCCCGGGATCAATGCCGATGTCTGGCTGCTCGGCATTACCTTCGTCGAGATTTCAGCGGTCACCGCGGCTATCGAGCTCATCGTCACCATTCTCAAGATGCGCGCGCCGGGCATGTCGCTGACCCGTATGCCCATCTTTGGCTGGTACATGCTGGTCACCGCCGGGATGATGCTGATCGGCTTTCCGCCGCTGATCCTGGGCTCGATGCTGCTTGAGCTGGAGCGCGCCTTCGACCTGCCCTTTTTTGATCCGACGCGCGGCGGCGATCCCCTGCTGTGGCAGCACCTGTTCTGGCTTTTCGGTCACCCCGAGGTCTATATCATCTTCTTGCCGGCCGCCGGCGTGCTCTCCACCATGATCCCGACCTTCGCCCGGCGACCGCTCATTGGCTATAACGCCGTCATTGTCGCCATTGTCGCCATGGCCTTTTTGAGTTTCGGGCTCTGGGTGCACCACATGTTCACCGTGGGCATTCCCCATCTGGCCCTGGCCTTCTTCTCGGCCGCCTCGGCGCTGGTTGCGATACCCACCGCCGTGCAGATCTTTGCCTGGATCGGCACATTGGCCTCCGGCCGGCCGAAGTTCGATATTCCCATGCTCTATGTCGTGGGCTTTTTCATTGTCTTTGTCTGTGGCGGGCTGACCGGGGTCATGCTGGCCATGGTGCCGTTCAACAGCCAGGCGCATGACACCTATTTCGTCGTGGCGCATCTGCATTACGTGCTGGTCGGCGGCTTCGTCTTTCCCATGCTGGCGGCGCTCTACTACTGGCTGCCGCATTTTACCGGGCGGCGTTCAGTCTATTCCCTGTCGGTACCCGCCTTCTGGCTGATCCTGATCGGCTTCAATCTCACCTTCTTTCTCATGCACCTGACCGGGCTCATGGGCATGCCACGACGCATTTCCACCTATCCGTCCAACTGGGGCTGGGACTGGCTGAACCTGATCTCCTCCTTCGGCGGCTTCCTGATGACCATGGGTTTTGCCCTCGTCCTCATCGACATCATCATGCAGTTCCGCTTCGGCCGTCGCGGCAGCCGCAATCCATGGAAGGCGCGCACGCTGGAATGGGCCATGCCGACGCCGGCACAAGCCTATAATTTCGCAGCAATCCCTGAAATCTCGTCTCGCGCCGACGATCTCGAGGTCAATGCGCTGGGCAATGAACTGGCCGCCGGCAAAGGCTACCTAGCCTTCCCGCGTGCCGGACGGCAGGAAACGCTGGGCGTCGACATGATGAGCGGCGAGCCCGATCAGGTGATCGTCCTGCCGCAGCCGACCTATCTACCGCTTTGGACGGCCCTTGCCACCGGCGGCGTCTTCCTCGCTTTCCTGTTCAAGCTCTACTGGCTGGCGCCGCTGCCGGCGCTTGCCGCCGTGGTCCTGTTCTTTTTCTGGGCGCGGCCCCTGGGGGCGCGGCGCAACATGGGCGCGATCGACATCGGCATGGACAAGGCCGTGCCGGTCGATGGCGAAGTGAAGGACAATGTCACCTGGTGGGCGACGCTCTGCGGCATTACCGCCGACACGACACTCTACGCTGCACTGCTGTTTGGCGCGCTCTACTTGGCGTTGATCGCGCCGGGCTGGACTGGCTCGATGCCGGGCATGAACTGGTTGCCAACGCCGGCGCTGGTCACCGGTTTTGCCGGACTGTTCCTGGCGCGCCGCGCCGAGGCGATGAACGGTAATGGTCAGTCACCTGCAACGCCACTGGCCATCGCCACCGGCCTGGGCGCGACGACGACCCTGCTGCTCATCATCGGCGTGATCATGGTGCCCGACCCCACCAGCCATGCCAACCTCGCCCTGCGCGTCGTGCTGATGATCTATGGCGCCGTCCATGCCCTGGTCGCGACGCTGCTGTCCCTCCACGCCCTGCTGCGCTGGCGCGGTGGCTTCGTCTCGGCCGTTCGCGCCACCGACATGCGGATCACGCGCGCCTGGACCGACTATGCGGCCTATGCGCAACTGCCGGCCTGGGGCCTGATCCTGCTGCTGTCGGGAGTGGGGACATGA